In Chloroflexota bacterium, a single genomic region encodes these proteins:
- a CDS encoding IS110 family transposase, translated as KKVALVACMRKLLTILNAMMRTMTVWQPEIILRRVSVEA; from the coding sequence AAGAAAGTGGCCTTGGTGGCCTGCATGCGGAAGTTGCTGACAATTCTCAATGCCATGATGCGTACGATGACCGTTTGGCAACCGGAAATTATCCTTAGACGTGTTTCTGTGGAGGCATAA